A stretch of Blattabacterium cuenoti DNA encodes these proteins:
- the fbaA gene encoding class II fructose-bisphosphate aldolase, translated as MYKKFPFGVATGDLVEEIFEYAKENVFAIPAVNVISSNTMNAVMETAAEVNAPVIIQLSNGGATFNAGKGLNNREQKAAIKGSIACAMHIHELSSLYKTTVILHTDHCPKSFLSWIDGLIDANEEYYKNFGKTLFSSHMLDLSNETLEENISICEKYFYRMNKSNMTIEIELGVTGGEEDGIDHSNIENNKLYTQPEEVSYAYDKLRRISKKFIIAASFGNVHGVYKPGNVILRPEILKKTQEYIQKKFKTKTKPVSLVFHGGSGSSKEEIQKAIDYGVVKMNVDTDLQYAFTCGIRDYMKKNEEYLKTQIGNPKGKDIPNKKYYDPRVWLREGEKSFKILLKKYFELMNNINTL; from the coding sequence ATGTATAAAAAATTCCCTTTCGGAGTAGCTACCGGTGATCTGGTTGAAGAAATATTTGAATATGCTAAGGAAAACGTTTTTGCTATACCTGCTGTTAACGTAATTAGTTCTAATACCATGAACGCAGTTATGGAAACCGCAGCAGAAGTTAATGCTCCTGTTATTATTCAATTATCTAATGGAGGGGCTACTTTTAATGCAGGAAAAGGGTTAAATAATAGAGAACAAAAAGCTGCAATTAAAGGTTCTATAGCATGTGCTATGCATATACATGAATTATCTTCTTTATATAAAACAACAGTTATTCTTCATACAGATCATTGTCCTAAATCTTTTTTATCATGGATAGATGGATTAATAGATGCTAATGAAGAATATTACAAAAATTTTGGAAAAACATTATTTAGCTCGCATATGTTAGATCTATCTAATGAAACTTTAGAAGAAAATATTAGTATTTGTGAAAAATATTTCTACAGAATGAATAAAAGCAATATGACTATTGAGATAGAACTTGGAGTTACTGGTGGGGAAGAAGATGGAATAGATCATTCGAATATAGAAAACAATAAACTTTATACTCAACCAGAAGAAGTTAGTTATGCTTACGATAAATTAAGACGAATAAGCAAAAAATTTATTATAGCAGCATCATTTGGAAATGTACATGGAGTGTATAAACCTGGAAATGTTATTCTTCGTCCTGAAATATTGAAAAAAACACAAGAGTATATACAAAAAAAATTTAAAACTAAAACAAAACCAGTTTCTTTAGTTTTTCATGGAGGATCTGGATCTTCTAAAGAAGAAATACAAAAAGCTATTGATTATGGAGTAGTTAAAATGAATGTAGATACCGATTTGCAATATGCTTTTACTTGTGGAATTCGCGATTATATGAAAAAAAATGAAGAATATTTAAAAACACAAATAGGAAATCCTAAAGGAAAGGATATTCCAAATAAAAAATATTATGATCCTAGAGTTTGGTTAAGGGAAGGAGAAAAGTCTTTCAAAATACTTCTCAAGAAATATTTTGAACTCATGAATAATATTAATACTTTATAA
- a CDS encoding UvrD-helicase domain-containing protein → MLLPATLKIYNSSAGSGKTFFLVKNYLYVLLKSTCPDEFKRVLVLTFTKKASEEMKKRILQYLKVFSITTVTQKVNIEYDSLFYYLSKNLELSENQIYERSKKILFAIFHDFSSFSKNISTIDKFTYSIIRSFFSNKEEVFSLEMNTDQFLLKIVDNILYKLKNSEEWSNILVQLSLDKLNTGRSWNLSKELLKIARLMVGENNFFFIKKIKNYSFEDFIKLKNDLIKRTKNFEKKCKKQGKNFFQLLKQTSIQKHSFIHSDIPRLFQKLQKGNIFFNPFNQRLEKYIQKKILYPSTSISIDQKILIEKNKKKIFDLYQKTKHIYKKNISNYILDKLFLKNISTLSMIHEIEKEFHFLKNENKILLNIELNQILYEKIIKEPLPKIYEKIGIQYKYYFIDEFQDISFLQWRNIRMLVENALSENGSAMIVGDPKQSIYRWRGGDSKQFINLIYSYTNFYNKQLETIETNYRSYKEIVKFNNSLYQSISKIFNSPIYKDIYKNSKQKILKNTGGYVEINFFSTNDNNKNYKEYIYSKIKNRIKKLLKQKYMLSDIAILVRKNEEGFFLSEKLIQDGFSVNTSVSLLIKNHLEIQIIINFFYILVYPHCYQKRASFILLLLKNKFIYTKKEDHNFIMEILFLPLNLFLKKILLKNSLTLNKLYNKSIYDISENVIEAFELLNEKNTASIYSFLDFVYRSMSRVGNSIVDFLDYWESKKEKESIIISDHTNAIHLMTIHKSKGLQFSVVLLPFTDWNVISTSKEGVWMNVNPNLYHGLNSIYFEIEPYFKYIKHDISIQNIYENYLSNIIFDNINLLYVATTRSIEQLILFSKFENDNNKYISFYIINFLREIKMWNDKKYKYSFGKKTKNY, encoded by the coding sequence ATGCTTCTTCCAGCTACATTAAAAATATATAATTCTTCAGCAGGGTCAGGAAAAACTTTCTTTTTGGTTAAAAATTATCTTTACGTTTTATTAAAAAGTACTTGTCCTGATGAATTTAAAAGAGTATTAGTTTTGACTTTTACTAAAAAAGCTTCTGAAGAAATGAAAAAACGTATTTTACAATACCTAAAAGTATTTTCAATTACAACTGTTACTCAAAAAGTAAATATAGAATACGATTCGTTATTTTATTATCTTTCTAAAAATTTAGAATTATCTGAAAATCAAATATATGAACGTTCTAAAAAAATATTATTTGCAATTTTTCATGATTTTTCTTCTTTTTCTAAAAATATAAGTACTATAGATAAATTTACTTATTCTATTATTAGATCCTTTTTTTCCAATAAAGAAGAAGTATTTTCTTTAGAAATGAATACTGATCAATTTTTATTGAAAATTGTAGATAATATATTATATAAATTAAAAAATTCAGAAGAATGGTCAAATATTTTAGTTCAATTATCTCTGGATAAATTAAATACAGGAAGAAGCTGGAATCTTAGTAAAGAATTATTAAAAATAGCTCGTCTAATGGTAGGAGAAAATAATTTTTTTTTTATAAAAAAGATAAAAAATTATTCTTTTGAAGATTTTATAAAATTGAAAAATGATTTAATAAAAAGAACTAAAAATTTTGAAAAAAAATGCAAAAAACAGGGAAAAAATTTTTTTCAATTGTTAAAACAAACTTCTATTCAAAAACATTCATTTATTCATTCAGATATACCAAGACTTTTTCAAAAATTGCAGAAGGGAAATATTTTTTTTAATCCTTTCAATCAACGTCTTGAAAAATATATTCAAAAAAAAATATTGTATCCTTCTACTTCAATTTCAATAGATCAAAAAATATTGATAGAAAAAAATAAAAAAAAAATATTTGATCTATATCAAAAAACAAAACATATATATAAAAAAAACATATCCAATTATATTTTAGACAAACTTTTTTTGAAAAATATCAGTACATTGTCAATGATTCATGAAATAGAAAAAGAATTTCATTTTTTAAAAAATGAAAATAAAATTCTTTTAAATATAGAATTAAATCAAATTCTTTATGAAAAAATTATTAAAGAACCACTTCCTAAAATATATGAAAAAATAGGAATACAGTATAAATATTATTTTATAGATGAATTTCAAGATATTTCATTTTTACAATGGAGAAATATTAGAATGTTAGTTGAAAATGCTTTATCAGAAAATGGATCAGCTATGATTGTAGGAGACCCTAAACAATCTATATATAGATGGCGGGGTGGTGATTCTAAACAGTTTATTAATTTAATTTATTCTTATACAAATTTTTATAATAAACAATTAGAAACTATAGAAACAAATTATAGGAGTTATAAAGAAATTGTAAAATTTAATAATTCACTTTATCAATCCATATCTAAAATTTTTAATTCTCCTATTTATAAAGATATATACAAAAATTCAAAACAAAAAATATTAAAAAACACAGGAGGATATGTAGAAATAAACTTTTTTAGTACTAATGATAATAACAAAAACTATAAAGAATACATATATTCAAAAATAAAAAATAGAATAAAAAAGTTATTGAAACAAAAATATATGTTATCAGATATTGCTATATTAGTTAGGAAAAATGAAGAAGGTTTCTTTTTATCTGAAAAACTTATTCAAGATGGGTTTAGTGTAAATACTTCTGTTTCTTTACTCATAAAGAATCATTTAGAAATACAAATCATCATAAATTTTTTTTATATACTTGTATATCCTCATTGTTATCAAAAAAGAGCTTCTTTTATTTTATTATTGTTAAAAAACAAATTTATTTATACTAAAAAAGAGGATCATAATTTTATTATGGAAATTCTTTTTTTACCATTGAATCTATTTTTAAAAAAAATTCTATTAAAAAATTCATTAACATTAAACAAATTATATAATAAATCTATATACGATATATCAGAAAATGTAATTGAAGCTTTTGAATTATTAAATGAAAAAAATACTGCATCTATTTATTCTTTTTTAGATTTTGTTTATAGGTCTATGAGTCGTGTAGGAAATTCTATTGTAGATTTTTTAGATTACTGGGAATCTAAAAAAGAAAAAGAAAGTATAATTATTTCTGATCATACAAATGCTATTCATCTTATGACTATTCATAAATCTAAAGGATTGCAATTTTCTGTAGTACTTCTTCCTTTCACTGATTGGAATGTGATTTCTACAAGTAAAGAAGGAGTATGGATGAATGTAAATCCTAATTTATATCATGGATTAAATTCTATTTATTTTGAAATAGAACCATATTTTAAATATATAAAACATGATATATCTATACAAAATATTTATGAAAATTACTTATCAAATATAATATTTGATAATATTAATTTATTATACGTAGCTACTACTCGTTCGATAGAACAATTAATTTTGTTTTCAAAATTTGAAAATGATAATAATAAATATATCTCATTTTATATTATAAATTTTTTACGTGAAATAAAAATGTGGAACGATAAAAAATACAAGTATTCTTTTGGAAAAAAGACAAAAAATTATTGA
- the lipA gene encoding lipoyl synthase, with protein sequence MRKIQRKPNWIKVKLPIGKNYHELQKLVYLHKLNTICQSASCPNIGECWGKGVATFMILGNICTRSCRFCGVKTGRPEKVDREEPKKVAESIKILKIKHAVLTSVNRDDLKDMGVSLWVETIREIRYLNPSITIETLIPDFKGNKNIIDEIINIKPEVISHNMETVSRLTKKIRIQAKYDRSLKVLQYIKEKNKNIRTKTGLMLGLGETKQEIIETMKDIRKAKVNILTIGQYLQPSLNHYPVHFFVFPEQFVELEKIGLKMGFKYVESGPLVRSSYHAERHVK encoded by the coding sequence ATGAGAAAAATTCAAAGAAAACCAAATTGGATAAAAGTTAAACTACCCATAGGTAAAAATTATCATGAATTACAAAAATTAGTTTATTTGCATAAGTTGAATACCATTTGTCAAAGTGCTAGTTGTCCAAATATAGGGGAATGTTGGGGTAAAGGAGTCGCTACTTTTATGATATTGGGAAACATTTGCACGAGATCTTGTAGATTTTGTGGAGTAAAAACAGGACGTCCTGAAAAAGTAGATAGAGAAGAACCAAAAAAAGTAGCAGAATCTATAAAAATATTGAAAATAAAACATGCCGTATTAACTTCTGTTAATAGAGATGATTTAAAAGATATGGGAGTCTCTTTATGGGTAGAAACTATACGAGAAATACGATATTTAAATCCATCTATAACAATAGAAACATTAATTCCTGATTTTAAAGGAAATAAAAATATAATAGATGAGATCATTAATATAAAACCAGAAGTTATTTCTCATAATATGGAAACTGTATCTAGGTTAACAAAAAAAATACGTATTCAAGCTAAATATGATCGTAGTCTTAAAGTCCTTCAATATATAAAAGAAAAAAATAAGAATATTCGTACAAAAACAGGCCTCATGTTAGGATTAGGAGAAACCAAACAAGAAATCATAGAAACGATGAAAGATATAAGAAAAGCTAAAGTAAACATACTTACAATCGGTCAATATTTACAACCTTCTTTAAATCACTATCCTGTTCATTTTTTTGTTTTTCCTGAACAATTTGTAGAATTGGAAAAAATAGGATTAAAAATGGGATTTAAATACGTAGAGAGTGGCCCGTTGGTCCGTTCTTCTTATCATGCAGAAAGACATGTAAAATAA
- a CDS encoding zinc ribbon domain-containing protein translates to MKIQKSVTVIDKLRALYNLQLIDSRIDEIRTFRGNVPMEIKNLEEELDKMKKKLQDVHEEISFIKDNIEKKNKNIKSSEKLIKKYEKQKNSVKNSKELYSIDKEIDYKKLEIQLFKKKIKELNIKIHKKEEIVEKQKNLLKNKEIHLVHKKKELNKILLENDKEEKILLEQSLCFSKKVDYSLLKTYKKIRNRVKNGVAVAPVQRGAPLGSYLAITPQKYSELIQRNQLLIDEHSGRILIDDELAEEEKKKSFVFSKKK, encoded by the coding sequence ATGAAAATACAAAAATCGGTCACTGTAATAGACAAATTAAGGGCCTTATATAATCTACAATTAATAGATTCTCGTATAGATGAAATACGAACATTTCGTGGAAATGTTCCCATGGAAATAAAAAATTTGGAAGAAGAATTAGATAAAATGAAAAAAAAATTACAAGATGTTCATGAAGAAATTTCTTTTATCAAAGATAATATAGAAAAAAAAAATAAAAACATTAAATCTTCAGAAAAATTAATCAAAAAATACGAAAAACAAAAAAATAGTGTAAAAAATAGTAAAGAATTATATTCTATTGATAAAGAAATTGATTATAAAAAATTGGAGATTCAACTATTTAAAAAAAAAATCAAGGAATTAAATATTAAAATTCATAAAAAAGAAGAAATTGTAGAAAAACAAAAAAATTTATTAAAAAATAAAGAAATACATCTTGTTCACAAAAAAAAAGAACTAAATAAAATTCTTTTAGAAAATGATAAAGAGGAAAAAATTCTTTTAGAACAATCTTTATGTTTTTCTAAAAAAGTTGATTATAGTTTATTGAAAACTTATAAAAAAATAAGAAATAGAGTAAAAAATGGAGTAGCTGTTGCTCCAGTACAACGAGGAGCTCCATTAGGTTCTTATCTAGCAATAACTCCTCAAAAATATTCCGAATTAATTCAACGTAATCAACTTTTAATAGATGAACATAGTGGTAGGATATTAATAGATGATGAATTGGCTGAGGAAGAAAAGAAAAAATCTTTTGTTTTTTCTAAAAAAAAATAA
- the accD gene encoding acetyl-CoA carboxylase, carboxyltransferase subunit beta — MSWFLRKKKNILTSIDNRKDFPKGIWYRTPSGKIIDTEELKKNAYVSPEDGYHVRIHSKEYFEILFDHGKFLEINMKMISKDPIKWEDNKKYTDRIQEARKKTNLYDSIRTGIGKIKGMNMVISCMDFSFIGGSMGSVVGEKISRAIKYCIEKKYPYILISKSGGARIMESSFSLMQMAKTIARLTQLRDAKIPYISVLTDPTTGGVTASYALLGDINIAEPGALIGFAGPRVIRETIGKDLPEGFQTSEFLMDKGFIDIISPRNELKKNILNLVSMMM, encoded by the coding sequence ATGTCTTGGTTTTTAAGAAAAAAAAAGAATATTCTAACGTCTATAGACAATAGAAAAGATTTTCCAAAAGGAATATGGTATAGAACTCCTAGCGGAAAAATTATAGATACGGAAGAGTTAAAAAAAAATGCTTATGTAAGTCCAGAAGATGGATATCATGTTAGAATTCATAGTAAAGAATATTTCGAAATTCTTTTCGATCATGGAAAATTTTTAGAAATAAATATGAAAATGATAAGTAAAGATCCTATAAAATGGGAAGATAATAAAAAATATACAGATAGAATTCAAGAAGCAAGAAAAAAAACAAATTTATATGATTCTATTAGAACAGGAATAGGGAAAATAAAAGGAATGAACATGGTCATATCATGCATGGATTTTTCATTTATAGGAGGATCTATGGGATCTGTAGTAGGAGAAAAAATATCTAGAGCAATAAAATATTGTATAGAAAAAAAATATCCATATATATTAATATCTAAATCAGGAGGAGCAAGAATAATGGAATCTTCTTTTTCTCTAATGCAAATGGCTAAAACAATTGCAAGATTAACTCAATTAAGAGATGCTAAAATACCCTATATATCTGTTCTTACAGATCCAACAACTGGAGGAGTTACAGCTTCTTACGCTTTACTTGGAGATATAAATATAGCAGAACCAGGAGCTCTTATTGGATTTGCTGGACCTAGAGTTATAAGAGAAACAATTGGAAAAGATCTTCCAGAAGGATTTCAAACATCAGAATTTCTTATGGATAAAGGGTTTATAGATATAATTTCTCCAAGAAATGAATTAAAAAAAAATATACTCAATTTAGTATCTATGATGATGTAA
- a CDS encoding thioredoxin family protein, with protein MVRTYSSNEIKKIEIKNFNLLEVSSGKKKFLKYFFSNIATVIMFICNHCPYVKHINMELVHLANDFIPKGISFLAINSNDTEKYPEDSPKNMKKVFHQFGYPFPYFFDETQEVAKYYSAKCTPEFFIFSGKGSLYYHGQLDDSRPGNLIPVTGNDVRNILKNVLKGINIHPIVKPSYGCNIKWKDSYK; from the coding sequence ATGGTACGTACTTATTCTTCTAATGAAATTAAAAAAATTGAAATAAAAAACTTTAACTTATTAGAAGTTTCTTCAGGAAAAAAGAAATTTTTAAAATATTTTTTTTCGAATATAGCAACTGTAATTATGTTTATTTGCAATCATTGTCCGTATGTAAAACACATTAATATGGAATTAGTTCATTTAGCTAATGATTTTATCCCAAAAGGGATCTCTTTTTTAGCTATCAATTCTAATGATACAGAAAAATATCCCGAAGATTCTCCAAAAAACATGAAAAAAGTATTTCATCAATTCGGTTATCCTTTTCCTTATTTTTTTGATGAAACACAAGAAGTTGCAAAATATTATTCCGCAAAATGTACTCCTGAATTTTTCATTTTTTCCGGAAAAGGAAGTTTATATTATCACGGACAACTAGACGATTCTAGACCTGGAAACTTAATCCCAGTTACAGGAAACGATGTTAGAAACATATTAAAAAATGTTTTGAAAGGAATAAACATTCATCCGATAGTAAAACCTAGTTATGGATGTAATATCAAATGGAAAGATTCTTATAAATAA
- the purD gene encoding phosphoribosylamine--glycine ligase produces MKILIIGGGGREHAIGKKLLEDYNPIHLYFYPGNGGTGLIGNNINNHYSILELGMFSKKNDIDITIVGSEIFLLEGIVDVFKNFGLKIIGPHYSAAKLEGDRIFSKSFMKKYGIRTPKYEIFSCYQTAMSFLKKKKYFLPIAIKSNGLAEGKGVILAHNIDEAKKALKTIMIEKKFGKSGNKIIIEEFLQGKEASIISLFNGKDIIPFLSAMDYKKIGENEKGMNTGGMGAIVPNPYMTNSVWIDFKKNILEPTLEGLILEKLNFFGFLYFGLMITPNKIYLLEYNTRIGDPEAQTLFPLMKSNFLNIIQSSFLHKEEINIIWEKSCSCCIVLSSKGYPEKYETGKLIVGLDSLQEPFYIAGAKKEKEDWITSSGRVLNIIGIGNTIQEARKKAYDKVKKIKFENLYFRRDIGL; encoded by the coding sequence ATGAAAATTTTAATTATTGGTGGAGGTGGACGTGAACATGCCATTGGTAAAAAGTTATTAGAAGATTATAATCCTATTCATCTTTATTTTTATCCTGGAAATGGAGGAACAGGTTTAATAGGAAATAATATTAATAATCACTATTCTATATTGGAATTAGGTATGTTTTCTAAAAAAAATGACATAGATATAACGATTGTCGGATCCGAAATTTTCCTATTAGAAGGAATTGTTGATGTTTTTAAAAATTTTGGATTAAAAATAATAGGACCACATTATTCAGCTGCTAAACTTGAAGGAGATCGTATTTTTTCTAAATCCTTTATGAAAAAATATGGGATTCGAACTCCAAAATACGAAATTTTTTCTTGTTATCAAACAGCTATGAGTTTCTTGAAAAAAAAAAAGTATTTTCTTCCTATAGCTATTAAATCTAATGGATTAGCAGAAGGAAAAGGAGTTATTTTAGCTCATAATATAGATGAAGCTAAAAAAGCTTTAAAAACTATTATGATAGAAAAAAAATTTGGAAAATCTGGTAATAAAATAATTATAGAAGAATTTTTACAAGGAAAGGAAGCTTCTATTATATCTCTTTTCAATGGAAAAGACATTATCCCTTTCTTATCTGCTATGGATTATAAAAAAATAGGAGAAAATGAAAAAGGAATGAATACAGGAGGAATGGGGGCTATTGTTCCTAATCCATATATGACCAATTCTGTTTGGATAGATTTCAAAAAAAATATATTGGAACCGACTTTAGAAGGTTTGATTTTAGAAAAATTGAATTTTTTTGGATTTTTATACTTTGGATTAATGATTACTCCAAATAAAATTTACTTATTAGAATATAACACTCGTATTGGAGATCCAGAAGCTCAAACTTTGTTTCCTTTAATGAAAAGTAACTTTTTGAATATTATTCAATCTTCTTTTCTTCATAAAGAAGAAATAAATATTATTTGGGAAAAATCGTGTTCTTGTTGCATAGTTTTATCTTCTAAAGGATATCCTGAAAAATATGAAACTGGAAAACTCATAGTAGGATTAGATTCTTTACAAGAACCTTTTTATATTGCCGGAGCAAAAAAAGAAAAAGAAGATTGGATTACGTCAAGTGGACGTGTTCTCAATATAATAGGAATAGGAAATACTATTCAAGAGGCTAGAAAAAAAGCGTATGATAAGGTTAAAAAAATAAAATTTGAAAATTTATATTTTAGAAGAGATATTGGTTTATAA
- the guaA gene encoding glutamine-hydrolyzing GMP synthase — translation MKKDFILILDFGSQYSHMIARRIRYMGVYTLLYRYDISISYIFSKNPKGIILSGGPFSVYENGSPSISQDLFQLNIPIFGICYGMQMISFLFGGKIEKSKHKEYGKSCFIIEDDNNLLFNGIPRKSIVWMSHFDEVKKISKEFKVLGHTSSCPVAALRHKNKEIYAVQFHPEVENTEFGISILKNFIFHICQCKSSNWNIDNFVQNAINKIKKRVEKKKVILGFSGGIDSFVTAYIIYKAIENSLICIFVDTGFLLEQEKENILFLCKKMNFPLQIIDAKNRFLSKLTGIVDPEMKRKIIGKEFLSIFQKVSVTIKNVEFLAQGTIYSDIIESSIFSNSNQNQLNYSIKSHHNVGGLPKKLMKLKLIEPLKNLFKDEVRQIGKKLGFPMEILYRHPFPGPGLSIRIIGEVSEKKISILKKAENILLQELKKNDIYHNVNQAFIILLPIKSVGVMGDKRTYEYVAVLRVINTEDFMTATFSHLSYDFLERISNRIINEVDGINRMVYDITSKPPSTIEWE, via the coding sequence ATGAAAAAAGATTTCATACTTATATTAGATTTTGGATCTCAATATAGTCATATGATAGCAAGAAGAATTCGATATATGGGAGTATATACTTTGTTATATCGTTATGATATTTCCATATCCTACATTTTTTCAAAAAATCCAAAAGGAATTATTTTATCAGGGGGTCCTTTTTCTGTTTATGAAAATGGATCTCCATCAATATCTCAAGATCTATTTCAATTAAATATTCCCATATTTGGAATTTGTTACGGAATGCAAATGATTTCTTTTCTATTTGGTGGAAAGATAGAAAAATCCAAACATAAAGAATATGGAAAATCTTGTTTTATTATAGAAGATGATAATAATTTATTATTCAATGGAATTCCTAGAAAATCTATTGTTTGGATGAGTCATTTCGATGAAGTGAAAAAAATTTCAAAAGAATTTAAAGTTCTTGGACATACTTCATCTTGTCCTGTAGCAGCTTTAAGACATAAAAATAAAGAAATTTATGCTGTACAATTTCATCCAGAAGTAGAAAATACAGAATTTGGAATATCTATATTGAAAAATTTTATTTTTCATATTTGCCAATGCAAAAGTTCAAATTGGAATATTGATAATTTTGTACAAAATGCAATAAATAAAATCAAAAAACGTGTAGAAAAAAAAAAAGTGATACTAGGTTTTTCTGGAGGAATAGATTCTTTTGTAACTGCTTATATCATTTATAAAGCGATTGAAAATTCTTTAATTTGTATTTTTGTGGATACAGGATTTCTTTTAGAACAAGAAAAAGAAAATATACTTTTTTTGTGTAAAAAAATGAATTTTCCTCTTCAAATAATAGATGCTAAAAATCGTTTTTTATCTAAATTAACTGGAATTGTTGATCCTGAAATGAAAAGAAAAATTATAGGTAAAGAATTTCTTTCTATATTTCAAAAAGTATCAGTAACAATTAAAAATGTTGAATTTTTAGCACAAGGTACTATTTATTCAGATATTATTGAATCTTCTATTTTTTCAAATTCCAATCAAAATCAATTAAATTATTCTATCAAATCTCATCATAATGTAGGAGGATTACCGAAAAAACTGATGAAATTGAAACTTATTGAACCATTAAAAAATTTATTTAAAGATGAAGTAAGACAAATAGGAAAAAAACTAGGATTTCCCATGGAAATCTTGTATCGACATCCATTTCCTGGACCAGGATTAAGTATTAGAATTATTGGAGAAGTCAGTGAAAAAAAGATTTCTATTTTAAAAAAAGCAGAAAATATTCTTTTGCAAGAATTAAAAAAAAACGATATATATCATAATGTAAATCAAGCTTTTATAATCTTATTACCTATTAAATCTGTAGGAGTCATGGGAGATAAACGAACATATGAATATGTAGCTGTATTACGTGTTATTAATACAGAGGATTTTATGACTGCTACTTTTTCACATTTATCTTATGATTTTTTAGAGAGAATTTCAAATAGAATTATTAATGAAGTTGATGGAATTAATAGAATGGTATACGACATAACTTCTAAACCTCCATCCACTATCGAATGGGAATAA
- a CDS encoding Nif3-like dinuclear metal center hexameric protein, producing the protein MEIIVKDITAKLENLAPIEYAESYDNVGLIVGSLHQKVKNILITLDLTEDVFYESINKKCNLIISFHPIIFQSIKKITGKTFSERVIISALKHNVSIYIIHTNLDFIWDGGTSSVISKLLRIKRERVLIPKKGTIKKMITYVPISYADKVRNSLFDAGAGNISNYSHCSYNVDGFGSFMGNKGTKPFCGKKEVFHMEKETCISVLFPYDKLNIIKKALFENHPYEEVAYEIFNIENINPHLGIGFIGYIEEEMNEYDFLVFLKRKMNFPCIRYSPFTEKKIKKVAMITGSGRLGIEAAIREKVDVFISSDLKYHDFFKSEKKILIVDVGHYECEKYSKNLLKSFLEKDFPFIYIYESEIYTNPVKYFY; encoded by the coding sequence ATGGAAATTATCGTAAAAGATATAACTGCTAAATTAGAAAATTTAGCCCCTATAGAATATGCAGAGTCCTATGATAATGTTGGATTGATAGTTGGATCTCTACATCAAAAAGTAAAAAATATATTGATAACTTTAGATCTTACGGAAGATGTTTTTTATGAATCCATCAACAAAAAATGTAATCTTATAATATCTTTTCATCCCATTATTTTTCAATCCATAAAAAAAATAACTGGAAAAACATTTTCAGAAAGAGTTATCATTTCTGCTTTAAAACATAATGTCTCTATTTATATTATTCATACAAATTTAGATTTTATATGGGATGGAGGAACATCTTCAGTTATATCCAAATTATTGAGAATAAAAAGAGAGAGAGTTCTTATTCCAAAAAAGGGAACTATAAAAAAAATGATTACTTATGTTCCAATTAGTTATGCAGATAAAGTTAGGAATTCTTTATTTGATGCAGGAGCTGGAAATATTTCTAATTACAGTCATTGTAGCTATAATGTTGACGGATTTGGAAGTTTTATGGGAAATAAAGGAACTAAACCTTTTTGTGGAAAAAAAGAAGTTTTTCATATGGAAAAAGAAACTTGTATTAGTGTTCTTTTTCCTTATGATAAATTAAATATTATAAAAAAAGCTCTTTTTGAAAATCATCCTTATGAAGAAGTAGCTTATGAAATATTTAATATTGAAAATATAAATCCTCACCTAGGAATAGGTTTTATAGGATACATAGAAGAAGAAATGAATGAATATGATTTTCTTGTTTTTTTAAAAAGAAAAATGAATTTTCCTTGTATCCGGTATTCTCCTTTTACAGAAAAAAAAATAAAAAAAGTAGCTATGATAACAGGATCAGGACGTTTGGGAATAGAGGCCGCTATAAGAGAAAAAGTTGACGTTTTTATATCTTCTGATTTAAAATACCATGATTTTTTTAAATCTGAAAAAAAAATATTGATTGTGGATGTTGGACATTATGAATGTGAAAAATATTCTAAAAATTTATTAAAATCCTTTTTGGAAAAAGATTTTCCTTTTATTTATATTTATGAATCAGAAATTTATACGAATCCAGTGAAATATTTTTATTAA